A region from the Saccharomonospora azurea NA-128 genome encodes:
- a CDS encoding selenocysteine-specific translation elongation factor, translating into PGPVLAEAADRIAATSLGRVPAVAVSGRTGAGLPELRAELVALGARLPEPDTHADVRLWIDRSFTVKGAGTVVTGTLGAGTVSVGDELVVGGRRCVVRGLQSLGTGHDTVRAVARVAVNLRGVEHRELARGDALLTPGAWRHTSEADVRLRGEKAESLHRELVAHLGAAAVPCRIRPLATDLVRLSFARELPLRAGDRGLLRDPGEHSVPAGFDVLDPRPPVLRRRGAARARAVELADPAAAYVRRHGAVDVTELHALGWEVPGTRVDRWAVAEDLPRRLATRVREHVADWHERHPLSAGLPAESLRSALDVPDPLLDAAVAAAGLRVRDGVVLDPARTPSLPESVESAVRVLERRFARDPFVAPEAHDLAKAGLGPKHLAAAERAGRLLRIADGVVLGPTVLDEAVRVLSGLPEPFTVSEARRALGTTRRVAVPLLERLDAVGRTRRAADGTRTLRRPHT; encoded by the coding sequence CCCGGCCCCGTGCTCGCCGAGGCGGCGGACCGGATCGCCGCCACGAGCCTGGGCCGGGTCCCCGCCGTGGCGGTGAGCGGGAGAACGGGAGCGGGACTGCCCGAGCTGCGGGCCGAGCTCGTCGCCCTGGGCGCTCGGCTTCCGGAGCCGGACACCCACGCCGACGTGCGGTTGTGGATCGACCGCTCGTTCACCGTCAAGGGCGCCGGCACGGTGGTCACGGGCACGCTGGGAGCCGGCACGGTGTCCGTGGGCGACGAGCTGGTCGTCGGCGGACGTCGGTGCGTGGTGCGGGGCCTCCAGTCACTCGGGACCGGCCACGACACGGTGCGGGCCGTGGCGCGCGTGGCGGTGAACCTGCGCGGCGTCGAGCACCGCGAGCTCGCCCGGGGCGATGCTCTGCTGACGCCGGGCGCCTGGCGGCACACGAGCGAGGCCGACGTCCGGCTGCGCGGCGAGAAGGCCGAGAGCCTGCACCGCGAACTGGTCGCGCACCTCGGAGCGGCGGCCGTCCCGTGCCGCATCCGTCCGCTCGCGACCGATCTGGTGCGGTTGTCGTTCGCCAGGGAGCTACCGCTGCGCGCCGGTGACCGCGGACTGCTGCGCGACCCGGGCGAACACAGCGTGCCCGCCGGGTTCGACGTCCTGGACCCGCGACCGCCGGTCCTGCGACGTCGCGGTGCGGCCCGGGCCCGAGCGGTGGAGCTGGCCGATCCCGCTGCCGCCTACGTCCGCCGTCACGGTGCCGTCGACGTCACCGAGCTGCACGCGCTCGGCTGGGAGGTCCCGGGCACACGGGTGGACCGGTGGGCGGTCGCCGAGGACCTGCCGCGGAGACTCGCGACGCGCGTGCGGGAACACGTCGCCGACTGGCACGAGCGGCACCCGCTGTCGGCGGGCCTGCCCGCCGAATCGCTGCGGAGCGCGCTCGACGTGCCCGACCCCCTTCTCGACGCCGCCGTCGCCGCTGCCGGGCTCCGCGTCCGCGACGGTGTCGTGCTCGACCCGGCACGCACGCCGAGCCTGCCCGAGTCCGTCGAGTCGGCCGTGCGGGTGCTCGAACGCCGATTCGCCCGCGACCCCTTCGTCGCCCCCGAGGCGCACGACCTCGCGAAAGCCGGGCTCGGCCCGAAACACCTCGCCGCCGCCGAACGCGCGGGCAGACTGCTCCGGATCGCGGACGGCGTGGTGCTCGGCCCGACAGTGCTGGACGAGGCCGTCCGGGTGCTCTCCGGCCTGCCCGAACCGTTCACCGTCAGCGAGGCCCGGCGCGCCCTCGGCACCACCCGCCGCGTCGCGGTCCCCCTGCTCGAACGCCTCGACGCCGTCGGCCGCACCCGCCGGGCGGCCGACGGCACCCGGACGCTGCGCCGCCCTCACACGTGA
- a CDS encoding CocE/NonD family hydrolase, translating into MRTVTSLPHPVRRDDHVWIPLSDGTRLSARVWRPVSSDDEPVPAILEFIPYRLNDLTFQRDSIHHPYLAGHGYAGVRVDLRGSGNSDGVLADEYLEQELRDGEEVLAWLAEQPWCDGSTAMMGISWGGFNALQIAARRPPSLKAIATLSSTDDRYADDVHYMGGCLLSDNLSWASTMFAYNSCPPDPAVVGSRWRDMWWERLEHCEPWLVEWLRHQRRDDYWRHGSVCEDYSAVGCPVLAVSGWADGYSNSVFRLLRNLDVPRKGLIGPWSHKYPHLGKPGPAIGFLQELVRWWDHWLRGVDNGVMDEPMLCIWMQESAKPATAYEQRPGRWIGEPSWPSPNIEHTDFVLQRNRLAKEPVPDDGVRGVREEGEPLTIESPLSVGQFAGKWCSYNAPPDLPYDQREEDGGSLVFDTDVLTERHEILGSPVVHLELSCDRPNAMVTVRLSDVSPEGRATRVSYGLLNLTHRDGHDRPEPLEPHRPYRVDVPLNGVAQAFPAGHRVRIAVSTSYWPLAWPPPEPVRLTVFASRSSVTLPVRPMRDGEQSLAPFGEPEGAPPTPVRRLQPGDSRWTVSRDLVDYRSALEVVKDLGVLHFDDIDLDVRRRADERYDWVADDFESVRGTVDWTMRFTRGEWDVATVTHTTLSCTPTEFVVHARLDAYEGEQRVFSRNWHTSVPRDHV; encoded by the coding sequence GTGCGTACAGTCACCTCGCTGCCGCACCCCGTCCGCAGGGACGATCACGTGTGGATTCCGCTGTCGGACGGGACCCGGTTGTCGGCCCGGGTGTGGCGACCGGTGTCCTCCGACGACGAGCCGGTGCCCGCGATCCTGGAGTTCATCCCGTACCGGTTGAACGATCTGACGTTCCAGCGGGACTCGATCCACCACCCCTATCTGGCCGGACACGGCTACGCGGGCGTGCGGGTGGATCTGCGGGGCAGCGGCAACAGCGACGGCGTCCTCGCCGACGAGTACCTGGAACAGGAACTGCGCGACGGTGAGGAAGTGCTGGCGTGGCTCGCGGAGCAGCCGTGGTGTGACGGCAGTACGGCGATGATGGGCATCTCGTGGGGCGGGTTCAACGCCCTGCAGATCGCGGCGCGCCGGCCGCCGAGCCTCAAGGCGATCGCGACCCTGTCGTCCACCGACGACCGCTACGCCGACGACGTGCACTACATGGGCGGGTGCCTGCTCTCGGACAACCTGTCGTGGGCGTCGACCATGTTCGCCTACAACTCGTGCCCGCCCGACCCGGCGGTCGTGGGCTCCCGGTGGCGGGACATGTGGTGGGAACGGCTGGAGCACTGCGAGCCGTGGCTGGTGGAGTGGCTGCGCCACCAGCGCCGTGACGACTACTGGCGGCACGGCTCGGTGTGCGAGGACTACTCGGCCGTGGGGTGCCCGGTGTTGGCGGTGAGCGGGTGGGCCGACGGCTACTCGAACTCCGTCTTCCGGCTGCTGCGCAATCTCGACGTGCCGCGCAAGGGACTGATCGGGCCGTGGTCGCACAAGTACCCGCACCTCGGCAAACCGGGCCCGGCCATCGGGTTCCTCCAGGAGCTGGTGCGCTGGTGGGACCACTGGTTACGGGGCGTCGACAACGGCGTGATGGACGAGCCCATGCTGTGCATCTGGATGCAGGAGAGCGCCAAACCCGCCACCGCCTACGAACAGCGGCCGGGGCGCTGGATCGGTGAGCCGTCGTGGCCGTCCCCGAATATCGAGCACACCGACTTCGTGTTGCAGCGCAACCGGCTCGCCAAGGAACCGGTGCCCGACGACGGCGTCCGTGGCGTCCGTGAGGAAGGGGAACCGCTCACGATCGAGTCACCGCTGTCGGTGGGGCAGTTCGCGGGCAAGTGGTGCTCGTACAACGCCCCACCGGACCTGCCCTACGACCAGCGTGAGGAGGACGGTGGGTCGCTGGTGTTCGACACCGACGTGCTCACCGAGCGGCACGAGATCCTCGGCTCACCGGTCGTGCACCTGGAGCTGAGCTGCGACCGGCCGAACGCGATGGTGACGGTGCGGTTGTCGGACGTGTCCCCGGAGGGCCGCGCGACGCGGGTGAGCTACGGCCTGTTGAACCTGACCCATCGCGACGGCCACGACCGACCGGAACCGCTCGAACCGCACCGGCCGTACCGGGTCGACGTGCCGCTGAACGGCGTCGCTCAGGCGTTCCCGGCGGGGCACCGCGTGCGCATCGCCGTGTCCACGTCGTACTGGCCGTTGGCGTGGCCGCCGCCGGAACCGGTGCGGCTGACGGTGTTCGCGAGCCGGAGCTCGGTGACATTGCCGGTGAGGCCGATGCGCGACGGCGAGCAGAGTCTCGCCCCGTTCGGCGAGCCCGAGGGAGCGCCTCCCACGCCCGTGCGACGGCTGCAGCCCGGTGACAGCCGGTGGACCGTGTCGCGCGATCTGGTGGACTACCGGTCGGCGCTGGAAGTGGTCAAGGACCTGGGTGTCCTGCACTTCGACGACATCGATCTGGACGTGCGCAGGCGGGCGGACGAACGTTACGACTGGGTGGCCGACGACTTCGAATCGGTGCGCGGCACCGTCGACTGGACGATGCGGTTCACGCGCGGCGAGTGGGACGTCGCCACGGTCACGCACACCACGCTCAGTTGCACGCCGACGGAGTTCGTCGTGCACGCCCGCCTCGACGCCTACGAAGGCGAGCAGCGCGTGTTCTCCCGCAACTGGCACACCTCGGTGCCGCGCGATCACGTGTGA
- a CDS encoding ATP-grasp domain-containing protein → MTENVFVLGLDEGNEELLRRLPDAADYRFHALLKVEDLRIGYTDFRRCLEEARQQLDAFDGPVDAVTGYWDFPVTSLIPVLCERYGLPSTSLESIVKCEHKYWSRLEQTKVTDACPRFGLVDLAATPPRLPDGLEFPVWLKPVKSTSSKLAYQVGDEKELASAVGEIRAGVAQVGGPFDAVLRRVSLPPEVADVGAQACLAEEAVCGAQVTVEGYRHHHEPHVYGVVDSVCYPGTSCFLRYQYPSTLPAHLQRRVSDVAKAVVARMGLRSTTFDIEFFVDTASDRVWLLEVNPRLSQSHARLFEAVDGMSHLHCMVTLALGRPPHMPRGEGRAAVAAKWFVRRFTDGVVRRVPSPEEIEKLEREVGDVVIDLTTERGARLSEQYARDSYSYELADIHVSADSQQELVDKYERCVSALRFEIDDG, encoded by the coding sequence GTGACCGAGAACGTCTTCGTGCTCGGGCTCGACGAGGGCAACGAGGAACTGCTGCGCCGGCTCCCCGATGCCGCCGACTACCGGTTCCACGCGCTGTTGAAGGTCGAGGACCTGCGGATCGGCTACACCGATTTCCGGCGCTGCCTGGAGGAGGCCCGCCAGCAGCTGGACGCCTTCGACGGCCCCGTGGACGCGGTCACCGGCTACTGGGACTTCCCGGTCACCTCGCTGATTCCCGTGCTGTGCGAGCGGTACGGGCTGCCGAGCACCAGCCTTGAGTCGATCGTGAAGTGCGAGCACAAGTACTGGAGCAGGCTGGAGCAGACGAAGGTCACCGACGCGTGCCCCCGGTTCGGTCTCGTGGACCTCGCCGCCACGCCGCCGCGGTTGCCGGACGGCCTGGAGTTCCCGGTGTGGCTGAAGCCGGTGAAGTCGACGTCGTCGAAGCTCGCCTACCAGGTCGGTGACGAGAAGGAACTGGCCAGCGCGGTCGGCGAGATCCGGGCGGGGGTGGCCCAGGTCGGCGGCCCGTTCGACGCGGTGCTGCGGCGCGTGTCGCTGCCGCCCGAAGTGGCCGACGTGGGCGCGCAGGCGTGTCTGGCGGAGGAGGCGGTCTGCGGCGCGCAGGTCACGGTGGAGGGCTACCGGCACCATCACGAGCCGCACGTCTACGGCGTCGTGGACTCGGTGTGTTACCCCGGGACGTCGTGCTTCCTGCGCTACCAGTACCCGTCCACGCTGCCCGCCCATCTGCAGCGGCGCGTGTCCGACGTCGCCAAGGCCGTCGTCGCCCGGATGGGGCTGCGGTCGACGACCTTCGACATCGAGTTCTTCGTCGACACCGCGTCGGACCGGGTGTGGCTGCTGGAGGTCAATCCCCGGTTGTCGCAGTCGCACGCCCGGCTGTTCGAGGCGGTCGACGGCATGTCGCACCTGCACTGCATGGTCACTCTCGCGCTCGGTCGGCCGCCGCACATGCCGCGGGGTGAGGGCCGGGCGGCCGTGGCGGCGAAGTGGTTCGTGCGCCGGTTCACCGACGGTGTGGTGCGGCGCGTGCCGAGTCCCGAGGAGATCGAGAAGCTCGAACGCGAGGTCGGCGACGTCGTCATCGACCTCACCACGGAGCGGGGCGCCCGACTGTCGGAGCAGTACGCCCGCGACAGCTACAGCTACGAACTGGCCGACATCCACGTGTCGGCGGACAGCCAGCAGGAGCTGGTCGACAAGTACGAACGCTGCGTGTCCGCGCTGCGTTTCGAGATCGACGACGGCTGA
- a CDS encoding alpha-ketoglutarate-dependent dioxygenase AlkB: protein MDLALQGSLFDSLVPGDEPSLRPLDGVRRTELAHGAWIDVLPGWLSGADVLFERLAERVPWRAERRVMYDQTVDVPRLLCFYGEHDRLPDPVLEAARSALTAQYEDELGEQFRTAGLCYYRDGRDSVAWHGDRIGRGRREDTMVAILSVGASRALLLRPRFGGGATLRYQLGHGDLLVMGGSCQRTWEHAVPKTGKPAGPRISIQFRPRGVR from the coding sequence ATGGACCTCGCACTTCAGGGATCGCTGTTCGACTCGCTCGTCCCGGGTGACGAGCCGTCACTGCGCCCGCTGGACGGCGTGCGACGGACCGAGCTCGCCCACGGCGCCTGGATCGACGTGCTGCCCGGATGGCTGTCGGGGGCCGACGTGCTCTTCGAGCGGCTGGCCGAGCGCGTCCCGTGGCGGGCGGAGCGTCGCGTCATGTACGACCAGACGGTCGACGTCCCCAGGCTGCTGTGCTTCTACGGTGAGCACGACCGGCTGCCCGATCCCGTGCTCGAGGCGGCCCGTTCGGCGCTGACCGCGCAGTACGAAGACGAGCTCGGCGAGCAGTTCCGCACGGCAGGGCTGTGCTACTACCGCGACGGCCGCGACAGCGTCGCGTGGCACGGCGACCGCATCGGCCGCGGTCGCCGCGAGGACACCATGGTGGCGATCCTGTCGGTCGGCGCGTCGCGGGCGCTGCTGCTGCGGCCGCGGTTCGGCGGAGGCGCCACCCTGCGATACCAACTCGGCCACGGCGACCTGCTCGTGATGGGCGGTTCGTGCCAGCGCACCTGGGAACACGCCGTCCCCAAGACCGGCAAGCCCGCGGGCCCGCGCATCAGCATCCAGTTCCGCCCGCGTGGCGTGCGTTAG
- the trxA gene encoding thioredoxin — MATVELTSENFNEIVGAPGTVFVDFWASWCGPCRTFAPVFEQASEEHPDITFGKVDTEAQVELAQAFGISSIPTLLAVRDGVVLYAEPGALPAPAFSELIDKVQQVDMDEVRAEIERAS; from the coding sequence GTGGCGACAGTCGAACTGACCAGCGAGAACTTCAACGAGATCGTCGGCGCGCCGGGCACGGTGTTCGTCGACTTCTGGGCGTCGTGGTGTGGGCCGTGCCGGACCTTCGCGCCGGTGTTCGAGCAGGCCTCGGAAGAGCACCCCGACATCACCTTCGGCAAGGTCGACACCGAGGCGCAGGTCGAACTGGCGCAGGCGTTCGGCATCTCCTCGATTCCGACGCTGCTCGCCGTCCGCGACGGCGTGGTGCTCTACGCCGAGCCCGGAGCGTTGCCCGCTCCGGCGTTCTCCGAGCTCATCGACAAGGTTCAGCAGGTCGACATGGACGAGGTTCGCGCCGAGATCGAGCGCGCGAGCTGA
- a CDS encoding PASTA domain-containing protein gives MRGPRPVTEVPDVVGLGADDACDIVRRAGLNPVPPDGGELPMSGIVTAQRPIGAAGAVEGAEVILWVHPGKEAPVGAATTGPLESASPD, from the coding sequence ATGCGTGGACCCCGTCCGGTCACCGAGGTGCCCGACGTCGTCGGTCTCGGCGCCGACGACGCGTGTGACATCGTGCGCAGGGCCGGTCTGAACCCGGTGCCGCCGGATGGCGGAGAGCTGCCGATGTCCGGCATCGTGACCGCGCAACGTCCCATCGGCGCGGCCGGAGCGGTGGAGGGCGCCGAGGTGATCCTGTGGGTCCATCCCGGCAAGGAAGCGCCCGTCGGGGCCGCGACCACAGGCCCCCTGGAGTCGGCTTCGCCGGACTGA
- a CDS encoding flavodoxin family protein: MRSLVVYESMFGNTRAVAEAIAEGLRGDVGVVEVGAAPDELASDIDLLVLGAPTHAFGMSRAATREDAAQRALAANTALVSRHDGMREWVERVRVPSHVRLAVFDTKIAKPRLPGSAAKGVAKRLRGAPVELVAAVQHFLVVDTLGPLADGEFDRAREWGTTLSERVPVR, encoded by the coding sequence ATGCGGTCGCTGGTGGTCTACGAATCGATGTTCGGCAACACCCGCGCGGTCGCCGAGGCGATCGCCGAGGGCCTCCGGGGAGATGTCGGTGTCGTGGAGGTCGGGGCGGCTCCCGACGAGCTGGCCTCGGACATCGACCTGCTGGTCCTCGGCGCACCGACGCACGCGTTCGGGATGAGCAGGGCCGCCACACGCGAGGACGCCGCACAGCGCGCCCTCGCTGCGAACACGGCACTCGTGTCGCGGCACGACGGGATGCGGGAATGGGTGGAGCGCGTCCGGGTGCCGTCGCACGTGCGGCTGGCCGTGTTCGACACCAAGATCGCCAAGCCTCGCCTGCCGGGGTCGGCGGCCAAGGGAGTGGCGAAGCGACTGCGCGGCGCACCCGTCGAGCTGGTCGCCGCCGTTCAGCACTTCCTCGTGGTCGACACGCTCGGCCCGCTCGCCGACGGCGAGTTCGATCGCGCGCGAGAGTGGGGCACGACACTGTCCGAGCGCGTCCCCGTTCGCTGA
- the fdh gene encoding formate dehydrogenase, protein MARGQWKQWIESWPVYRQFTDGDRTGRGAAAKSKVSESLLARTTGADKVVKSICPYCAVGCGQNVFVKDGKVTHIEGDPDSPVSRGKLCPKGSASLQLTTGSTRHYQVLYRRPYGTEWESLDLDTAMDMIADRMLDAREAGWQSEVDGVITNHTLGFASLGGATLDNEENYLLKKLYTALGAIQVENQARIUHSSTVPSLGTSFGRGGATTFQQDLANADCIVIQGSNMAECHPVGFQWVMEAKARGATVIHVDPRFTRTSALADLHVPLRAGSDIAFLGGIIRYVLENERYFQDYMLAYTNAASIVSEDFVDTEDLDGLFSGFDREKRMYDVSSWQYQGARVRPASGQPDQLQQDRSVSEAARGEAHGSGGPEIGYEPETDPTLTHPRCVFQILKRHFARYTPDVVEQICGVPQETFLKVCETLADNSGRDRTSAFAYAVGWTQHTVGVQYIRTAAILQLLLGNIGRPGGGILALRGHASIQGSTDIPTLFNLLPGYLPMPHARSDLSLDTFVEAESAHKGYWGDLRSYLVSLLKAWWGPAATPDNDFCFDYLPRLTGSHGTYETVIEQMKGTCKGYLLLGENPAVGSADAKAQRMGMANLDWLVVRDFSMIESATWWKDGPEIESGELKTTDIATEVFFLPAATHTEKDGSFTNTQRLLQWHYQAVEPAGDARSDLWFAYHLGRIIREKLAGSERERDRPILDLTWDYPTKGPHDEPEAEAVLAEINGYDSQARPLSRYQELEPDGSTACGCWIYCGVYADGVNQAARRKPSSEQDWVAAEWAWAWPLNRRILYNRASADPDGRPWSERKSYVWWDAEQGRWTGHDVPDFDGTKPPDFVPDPDATGPDALSGVDAFVMQSDGKAWLYAPAGLTDGPLPTHYEPQESPFSNLLYGQQRNPVRDVLQHEYARYQPSGAQPGSEVFPYVSTTYRLTEHHTAGGMSRWQAYLSELQPEFFCEVSPQLAAERGLEHLGWATIVSARAAIEARVLVTERMSPLRIQGRTLHQIGLPYHWGPNGISTGDAANELAGMALDSNVHIQEVKALACDIRPGRRPRGPARVALVEEYRRRAGITDETGTEV, encoded by the coding sequence ATGGCGCGAGGGCAGTGGAAGCAGTGGATCGAGAGCTGGCCGGTCTACCGGCAGTTCACCGACGGTGATCGCACGGGCCGGGGCGCGGCGGCCAAGAGCAAGGTCAGCGAGTCCCTCCTCGCGCGTACGACCGGCGCCGACAAGGTCGTGAAGTCGATCTGCCCGTACTGCGCGGTCGGCTGCGGTCAGAACGTGTTCGTCAAGGACGGCAAGGTCACGCACATCGAGGGTGACCCGGACTCGCCCGTCAGCCGGGGCAAGCTGTGTCCCAAGGGCTCGGCGAGTCTGCAGCTGACCACCGGATCGACGCGGCACTACCAGGTGCTGTACCGCAGGCCGTACGGCACCGAGTGGGAGAGCCTCGACCTCGACACGGCGATGGACATGATCGCCGACCGGATGCTGGACGCCCGGGAGGCGGGCTGGCAGTCCGAGGTGGATGGTGTGATCACCAACCACACGCTGGGCTTCGCCAGTCTGGGCGGTGCCACGCTGGACAACGAGGAGAACTACCTCCTCAAGAAGCTCTACACGGCGTTGGGCGCTATCCAGGTCGAGAACCAGGCCCGTATTTGACACTCGTCCACGGTTCCCAGTCTGGGAACCTCCTTCGGTCGCGGTGGTGCGACGACCTTCCAGCAGGACCTGGCCAACGCCGACTGCATCGTCATCCAGGGCTCGAACATGGCCGAGTGCCATCCCGTGGGTTTCCAGTGGGTGATGGAGGCGAAGGCGCGGGGCGCCACGGTGATCCACGTCGACCCGCGCTTCACGCGCACCAGTGCGCTGGCGGACCTGCACGTGCCGCTGCGCGCGGGCAGTGACATCGCGTTCCTCGGCGGCATCATCCGCTACGTCCTGGAGAACGAGCGGTACTTCCAGGACTACATGCTCGCCTACACCAACGCGGCGTCGATCGTCAGCGAGGATTTCGTCGACACCGAGGACCTCGACGGCCTGTTCTCCGGGTTCGACCGCGAGAAGCGCATGTACGACGTGTCGTCGTGGCAGTACCAGGGTGCGCGGGTGCGCCCGGCGTCGGGGCAGCCCGACCAGCTCCAGCAGGACCGGAGTGTGTCCGAGGCCGCCAGGGGAGAGGCGCACGGTTCGGGCGGACCGGAGATCGGCTACGAACCCGAGACCGACCCGACGCTGACTCATCCGCGCTGCGTCTTCCAGATCCTCAAGCGGCACTTCGCGCGTTACACCCCGGACGTCGTGGAGCAGATCTGCGGTGTGCCCCAGGAGACCTTCCTGAAGGTCTGCGAGACGCTCGCCGACAACTCCGGCCGCGACCGCACCAGCGCGTTCGCGTACGCGGTCGGGTGGACGCAGCACACGGTCGGCGTCCAGTACATCCGCACGGCGGCGATCCTGCAGTTGCTGCTGGGCAACATCGGGCGGCCGGGCGGGGGCATCCTCGCGTTGCGCGGGCACGCCTCCATCCAGGGCTCGACCGACATCCCGACGTTGTTCAACCTGCTCCCCGGCTACCTGCCGATGCCGCACGCGAGGAGTGACCTCAGCCTCGACACGTTCGTCGAGGCGGAGAGCGCGCACAAGGGCTATTGGGGCGACCTCCGGTCGTACCTGGTGAGCCTGCTGAAGGCGTGGTGGGGCCCGGCGGCGACGCCCGACAACGACTTCTGCTTCGACTACCTGCCTCGGTTGACGGGCAGCCACGGCACGTACGAGACGGTGATCGAGCAGATGAAGGGCACCTGCAAGGGCTACCTGCTGCTCGGCGAGAACCCGGCGGTCGGGTCCGCCGACGCGAAGGCGCAGCGGATGGGCATGGCCAACCTCGACTGGCTGGTCGTCCGCGACTTCTCGATGATCGAGAGCGCCACGTGGTGGAAGGACGGTCCGGAGATCGAGAGTGGGGAGCTGAAGACCACCGACATCGCCACCGAGGTGTTCTTCCTGCCCGCGGCCACCCACACCGAGAAGGACGGCAGCTTCACCAACACGCAGCGACTGCTGCAGTGGCACTACCAGGCCGTCGAACCGGCGGGGGACGCGCGCAGCGACCTGTGGTTCGCCTACCACCTCGGCCGCATCATCCGCGAGAAGCTCGCTGGTTCCGAGCGGGAACGGGATCGACCGATCCTCGATCTGACGTGGGACTACCCGACCAAGGGCCCGCACGACGAGCCCGAGGCCGAGGCCGTGCTCGCCGAGATCAACGGGTACGACTCGCAGGCCCGGCCGCTGTCGCGTTACCAGGAGTTGGAGCCCGACGGATCGACGGCGTGCGGCTGCTGGATCTACTGCGGTGTCTACGCCGACGGCGTGAACCAGGCGGCGCGGCGCAAGCCGTCGTCCGAACAGGACTGGGTCGCCGCCGAGTGGGCTTGGGCCTGGCCGTTGAACCGGCGCATCCTCTACAACCGCGCCTCCGCCGACCCCGATGGCAGGCCGTGGAGCGAGCGCAAGTCCTACGTGTGGTGGGACGCCGAGCAGGGCCGGTGGACGGGCCACGACGTACCGGACTTCGACGGCACAAAGCCTCCGGACTTCGTCCCGGACCCGGACGCGACCGGGCCCGACGCGCTGTCGGGTGTCGACGCGTTCGTGATGCAGTCCGACGGCAAGGCGTGGCTGTACGCGCCCGCCGGACTCACCGACGGGCCGCTGCCCACGCACTACGAGCCGCAGGAGTCACCGTTTTCGAACCTGCTCTACGGCCAGCAGCGCAACCCGGTGCGGGACGTGCTGCAGCACGAGTACGCCCGCTACCAACCCAGCGGTGCGCAGCCCGGTTCGGAGGTGTTCCCGTACGTCTCCACGACCTACCGGCTCACCGAACACCACACGGCGGGTGGCATGTCCCGGTGGCAGGCCTACCTGTCGGAGCTGCAGCCGGAGTTCTTCTGCGAGGTCTCGCCGCAACTCGCGGCCGAGCGCGGGCTGGAGCATCTGGGCTGGGCGACGATCGTCTCGGCTCGGGCCGCCATCGAGGCGCGTGTGCTCGTCACCGAGCGCATGTCCCCGTTGCGGATCCAGGGCCGGACACTGCACCAGATCGGGTTGCCGTACCACTGGGGTCCGAACGGCATCTCCACCGGCGACGCGGCCAACGAGCTGGCGGGCATGGCACTCGACTCCAACGTGCACATCCAGGAGGTGAAGGCGCTGGCCTGCGACATCCGGCCGGGACGGCGGCCGCGAGGACCGGCCCGTGTGGCGCTGGTCGAGGAGTACCGCCGGCGCGCGGGGATCACGGACGAGACGGGGACCGAGGTGTGA
- a CDS encoding 4Fe-4S dicluster domain-containing protein has protein sequence MSSAATEPAGRTGYVDHPPRMGFFTDTTVCIGCKACEVACKEWNAVPDDGQELTGMSYDNTVGLGANTWRHVAFIEQRKPLGVAQTDLHADTDVLALAEQGSGTPPTEAGMTPTAPGMEGEFRWLMASDVCKHCTEAACLDVCPTGALFRTEFSTVVVQEDICNGCGYCIPACPFGVIDQRKGDGRAWKCTLCYDRLGNGLEPACAKACPTDSIQFGPLDELRERAARRVGQLHDAGISDARLYGADPDDGVGGDGAFFLLLDEPEVYGLPPDPVVTTRDLPRMWRHVGSAAATLIAGAVAAFLGGRRG, from the coding sequence ATGAGCAGTGCCGCGACCGAACCGGCCGGCCGGACCGGCTACGTCGACCACCCGCCCCGCATGGGCTTCTTCACCGACACGACGGTGTGCATCGGGTGCAAGGCCTGCGAGGTGGCGTGCAAGGAATGGAACGCCGTGCCCGACGACGGCCAGGAGCTCACGGGCATGTCGTACGACAACACCGTCGGGCTCGGTGCCAACACCTGGCGGCACGTGGCGTTCATCGAGCAACGCAAGCCGCTCGGCGTGGCCCAGACCGACCTGCATGCCGACACCGACGTGCTCGCACTGGCCGAGCAGGGGTCGGGCACCCCGCCGACGGAGGCCGGCATGACCCCGACCGCCCCCGGCATGGAGGGCGAGTTCCGCTGGCTCATGGCCTCGGACGTCTGCAAGCACTGCACGGAGGCCGCGTGCCTGGACGTGTGTCCCACCGGGGCGCTGTTCCGCACCGAGTTCAGCACGGTCGTGGTGCAGGAGGACATCTGCAACGGGTGCGGCTACTGCATCCCCGCCTGCCCGTTCGGGGTGATCGACCAGCGCAAGGGCGACGGCAGGGCCTGGAAGTGCACGCTCTGCTACGACCGGCTGGGCAACGGACTCGAACCCGCCTGCGCCAAGGCCTGCCCCACCGACTCGATCCAGTTCGGGCCCCTGGACGAACTGCGCGAGCGGGCGGCCCGCCGCGTGGGGCAGCTCCACGACGCCGGGATCTCGGACGCACGCCTGTACGGCGCCGACCCCGACGACGGTGTCGGCGGTGACGGGGCGTTCTTCCTGCTGCTGGACGAGCCCGAGGTGTACGGCCTGCCGCCGGACCCCGTCGTCACCACGCGCGACCTGCCGCGGATGTGGCGGCACGTCGGGTCGGCGGCGGCGACGCTGATCGCGGGTGCCGTGGCGGCCTTCCTCGGCGGACGAAGGGGTTGA